The following proteins come from a genomic window of Montipora foliosa isolate CH-2021 chromosome 2, ASM3666993v2, whole genome shotgun sequence:
- the LOC137992706 gene encoding paired box protein Pax-3-B-like, which produces MNFADTASSKFNQLGGLFLNGKPLPNSVRQKIIEMAELGIRPCDISRQLKVSHGCISKLLSKYNDTGSFEAGRRTRRGGSEMNSKIEECGRSFPGVLSSKDKEKLLASGLCSRETLLSVPTNSSVVREEGMNDEDRAGPLFRQSFEESEFNRATTIVNNPKTTQLRHYYRRNRIKFLPEQLKEMEAAFCKTRYPDVLMREELGKRLNVSESRLQIWFSNRRSKEKRLRNNDKQFKAAMQQNMSRILYPYYGLSFIPPSQTMDLQASFTRWRNSGVPHGFCTCVRK; this is translated from the exons ATGAACTTTGCGGATACAG CCTCTAGTAAGTTTAACCAACTGGGTGGATTATTTCTGAATGGCAAGCCACTTCCAAACTCAGTTCGCCAGAAAATCATCGAAATGGCAGAGCTTGGAATACGCCCGTGTGACATCAGCAGGCAACTCAAGGTTTCCCATGGCTGCATCAGTAAACTGCTTTCGAAATACAACGACACCGGTTCGTTTGAAGCTGGACGCCGCACAAGAAGAGGGGGCTCGGAAATGAACAGCAAGATCGAGGAATGCGGGCGTTCATTTCCAGGAGTACTTTCTTCGAAAGATAAGGAAAAGCTGTTGGCCAGTGGATTGTGCTCGAGGGAAACCTTGTTAAGTGTTCCTACCAACAGTAGTGTAGTCAGGGAAGAAGGAATGAATGACGAGGACAGAGCTG GCCCTTTGTTCAGGCAGTCGTTTGAAGAAAGTGAATTTAATCGGGCTACCACTATTGTCAATAATCCTAAGACAACACAGCTGCGACACTACTATCGGAGGAACCGAATAAAGTTTTTACCCGAGCAACTCAAGGAAATGGAGGCAGCCTTTTGTAAAACTCGATACCCGGATGTTTTAATGAGAGAGGAACTAGGAAAGAGACTCAATGTCAGCGAGTCGAGACTACAG ATTTGGTTTTCTAATCGTCGATCAAAGGAGAAGCGTCTAAGAAACAATGACAAGCAGTTCAAAGCCGCAATGCAACAAAACATGAGCCGTATTTTATATCCGTATTATGGTCTTTCCTTCATACCGCCATCTCAGACCATGGACCTTCAGGCATCATTTACACGGTGGAGAAACAGTGGAGTTCCACATGGGTTTTGCACATGTGTTCGCAAATAG
- the LOC137992705 gene encoding arrestin domain-containing protein 3-like, giving the protein MGKNLGLKMFLSRESKHYHPGDVVSGECVLQLSDHVKLHCVNIEFQGESWTYWEETELYTSTHKNAEIYFHKKTTLFGSSDKKKSRTVCLPAGRHAFQFSFKIPPYSLPSSFENKHGYVRYWLKARIQRPWRFDEVAKELLNILSVVDVNCPRMLLPSFGEAQKSLNCLYNGMASQLKLMAVTDRNAYCPQERIRLTTDIKNLPLTQTYQTTVFLVQMISFKSRCGKSRTERCQRKIVDRPSLSWALDEFEVPDVPPTMKNCGILTITYNIKVVLSVPNSTASSLEVELPITIGTVPLRRSYGMINKMISAAQLNRSYSRDFKTFVTIKRVPLDTGINAATVITA; this is encoded by the exons ATGGGAAAGAACTTGGGTTTAAAAATGTTTCTATCTCGTGAAAGCAAACACTATCATCCCGGGGATGTGGTATCTGGTGAATGTGTATTGCAGCTAAGTGATCATGTTAAGCTTCACTGTGTCAACATTGAGTTTCAAGGCGAATCTTGGACTTACTGGGAAGAAACGGAGTTGTACACTTCGACCCACAAAAACGCAGAGATATACTTCCACAAGAAAACCACTCTTTTTGGAAGCT CTGACAAAAAGAAGAGTCGGACGGTATGTCTCCCAGCCGGTCGCCATGCTTTCCAGTTTAGCTTCAAAATTCCTCCATACAGTCTCCCATCGTCCtttgaaaacaagcacggttaTGTTAGATACTGGCTGAAGGCGAGGATACAAAGACCATGGAGATTTGACGAGGTCGCAAAGGAGTTGCTGAACATATTAAGTGTAGTTGATGTGAATTGTCCACGAATGCTG CTACCAAGTTTTGGTGAGGCTCAGAAATCACTCAACTGTTTGTACAATGGAATGGCGTCCCAACTGAAACTAATGGCGGTCACTGATCGAAATGCATACTGTCCTCAAGAGCGTATCAGGTTAACAACAGATATCAAGAACTTACCGCTAACACAAACATACCAGACTACAGTATTCCTCGTTCAAATGATCTCTTTCAAGTCTCGCTGTGGCAAATCAAGAACTGAGCGATGTCAGCGTAAGATAGTGGATAGACCATCACTTTCGTGGGCGTTGGACGAGTTTGAAGTCCCGGATGTCCCACCGACAATGAAGAATTGTGGGATATTAACCATTACGTATAATATTAAG GTTGTTTTATCGGTACCCAATTCTACTGCATCCAGCCTGGAGGTAGAGCTACCTATCACAATTGGAACGGTTCCTCTTCGACGGTCATATGGAATGATCAACAAAATGATTTCTGCAGCCCAATTAAACAGGAGTTACAGCAGAGACTTCAAGACGTTTGTAACCATCAAGCGAG TGCCTCTAGATACCGGAATAAACGCTGCTACAGTCATTACTGCTTAA